One window of Tepidanaerobacter acetatoxydans Re1 genomic DNA carries:
- the tuf gene encoding elongation factor Tu, whose product MAKQKYERKKPHVNIGTIGHVDHGKTTLTAAITRVLSDVGLSNFVDYDNIDKAPEERERGITIATSHVEYETENRHYAHVDCPGHADYVKNMITGAAQMDGAILVVSAADGPMPQTREHILLARQVGVPYIVVFLNKADMVDDEELIELVEMEVRELLTEYEFPGDDIPIVTGSALKALECGCGKKDCKWCGKIWELMEQVDNYIPTPERDTDKPFLMPIEDVFTITGRGTVVTGRVERGTVKIGDEVEIVGIAEETRKTVVTGVEMFRKLLDSAEAGDNIGVLLRGINRDQVERGMVLAKPGSIKPHTKFKGQIYVLKKEEGGRHTPFFNGYRPQFYFRTTDVTGSITLPEGTEMVMPGDNVVMDVELIAPIAIEPGLRFAIREGGRTVGAGVVTEIIEK is encoded by the coding sequence ATGGCAAAGCAGAAATATGAAAGGAAAAAACCCCATGTAAACATAGGGACAATAGGTCATGTAGACCATGGCAAGACAACCCTTACAGCAGCAATAACCAGAGTATTATCAGATGTGGGACTATCAAACTTTGTAGACTACGACAACATCGACAAAGCACCAGAAGAAAGAGAAAGAGGAATAACCATAGCCACATCCCACGTAGAATACGAAACAGAAAACCGGCACTATGCCCACGTAGACTGCCCCGGCCACGCCGACTATGTAAAAAACATGATAACCGGAGCAGCCCAGATGGACGGAGCAATACTAGTAGTATCAGCAGCAGACGGCCCAATGCCCCAGACAAGAGAACACATACTGCTTGCCCGTCAAGTAGGCGTACCCTACATTGTAGTATTCCTAAACAAAGCCGACATGGTAGACGACGAAGAACTAATAGAACTAGTCGAAATGGAAGTAAGAGAACTACTTACAGAATACGAATTTCCCGGAGACGACATACCAATAGTAACCGGCTCAGCCCTAAAAGCCCTAGAATGCGGCTGCGGCAAAAAAGACTGCAAATGGTGCGGCAAGATATGGGAACTCATGGAACAAGTAGACAACTACATCCCCACACCCGAACGTGACACAGACAAACCCTTCCTCATGCCAATAGAAGACGTATTTACAATAACCGGCAGAGGCACCGTAGTCACCGGTAGAGTAGAAAGAGGCACCGTAAAAATAGGCGACGAAGTAGAAATAGTAGGCATAGCAGAAGAAACCAGAAAAACCGTAGTAACCGGAGTAGAGATGTTCAGAAAACTCCTAGACTCCGCAGAAGCCGGAGACAACATAGGAGTATTACTCAGAGGCATAAACAGAGACCAAGTAGAAAGAGGAATGGTACTTGCCAAACCCGGCAGCATCAAACCCCACACCAAATTCAAAGGCCAGATATACGTCTTAAAGAAAGAAGAAGGCGGCAGACACACACCATTCTTCAACGGCTACCGGCCCCAGTTCTACTTCAGGACAACCGACGTAACAGGCTCCATAACCCTGCCTGAAGGCACAGAGATGGTAATGCCTGGTGATAACGTAGTCATGGATGTCGAACTTATAGCACCCATAGCTATTGAACCAGGGCTTAGGTTTGCTATTCGTGAAGGTGGCAGAACCGTAGGAGCCGGTGTAGTAACTGAGATAATTGAAAAATAG
- the sigH gene encoding RNA polymerase sporulation sigma factor SigH, producing MGAILLNIGLPKEEYLLFDDMTDEEIVCEATNGDHEALEYLINKYKNFVKSKARSYFLIGADREDIIQEGMIGLYKAIRDFNPERLSSFRAFAELCITRQIITAIKTATRQKHIPLNSYVSLNKPLYDEDSDRTLLDILSGVKISDPEELIISQEEFEEIEDKMGEILSKLEWQVLMAYLGGKSYQEIAKDLKRHVKSIDNALQRVKRKLERFLEVRDIG from the coding sequence ATGGGGGCGATTTTATTGAATATCGGGCTTCCTAAAGAGGAATATCTGCTTTTTGATGATATGACCGATGAAGAGATAGTATGTGAAGCTACAAATGGTGACCACGAGGCCCTAGAATACCTTATCAATAAGTACAAGAATTTTGTCAAATCTAAAGCAAGATCTTATTTTTTAATAGGTGCGGATCGCGAAGATATTATCCAAGAAGGAATGATTGGCCTTTATAAAGCTATAAGAGATTTTAATCCTGAAAGGCTGTCCTCTTTCAGAGCTTTTGCAGAACTTTGCATAACAAGGCAAATCATCACCGCAATTAAAACGGCTACCCGCCAAAAACACATTCCCCTTAATTCATATGTTTCGCTTAACAAACCACTTTATGATGAAGATTCCGATAGAACATTACTGGATATACTTTCTGGTGTAAAAATTTCTGACCCCGAAGAGCTTATAATCAGTCAAGAAGAGTTTGAAGAGATTGAGGATAAAATGGGGGAAATCTTGAGTAAATTGGAATGGCAGGTGTTAATGGCGTATCTTGGAGGCAAATCCTATCAGGAAATTGCAAAAGACCTTAAACGTCATGTTAAATCAATTGACAATGCGCTCCAACGAGTAAAGCGGAAACTGGAAAGGTTTCTTGAAGTTCGGGATATAGGCTAA
- a CDS encoding NYN domain-containing protein, producing the protein MDKQSSEYLLVDGYNIINAWPELIDEAKKIDLGSARDKLIDIMADYSAFTGTFVVIVFDAHQVDKNRRTSYTINGVEVVYTKEGETADHYIEKVVDAIGRQEKVRVATSDWIEQQIVMGRGAHRISARELYEEVNNIRAKRQTMGKSKTKEKETLADIIDPKLKERLEKHIIDLD; encoded by the coding sequence ATGGACAAACAATCTAGCGAGTATCTATTGGTGGATGGTTATAATATAATTAACGCATGGCCTGAGCTGATTGATGAAGCAAAGAAAATCGACTTAGGGTCGGCCCGAGATAAGTTGATAGACATCATGGCAGATTATTCGGCATTTACAGGAACTTTTGTAGTAATAGTTTTTGACGCACATCAGGTTGATAAAAACAGAAGAACCAGTTATACCATCAATGGTGTTGAGGTTGTTTATACAAAAGAAGGCGAAACTGCCGACCATTATATAGAAAAAGTTGTAGATGCTATTGGCCGGCAGGAAAAAGTAAGAGTAGCTACTTCTGATTGGATAGAACAACAGATAGTAATGGGCAGAGGAGCTCATCGCATTTCGGCCAGGGAATTATATGAAGAGGTAAATAATATAAGGGCAAAACGGCAGACTATGGGGAAAAGCAAAACAAAGGAAAAAGAGACTTTGGCAGATATAATTGATCCAAAACTAAAAGAACGCCTGGAAAAACACATAATAGACCTAGACTAA
- the rlmB gene encoding 23S rRNA (guanosine(2251)-2'-O)-methyltransferase RlmB has product MTTQQELIKINDDQIEGRNSVWEALQAGRPINKIYIKKGEYHGLIRDIIEKARNTGVPISEIDEAAFLSMAKTAGHQGILAKVASKDYYSVEDILKTARDLDEDPFILILNELTDPQNLGSIIRTADGMGAHGIIIPKNRACGITPTVAKISSGAVEYVKVARVTNIARTIDELKKEGLWIIGADAEGKNYFEVDLTGSIALVIGGEDKGLGKLVKQKCDILVRIPLRGRITSLNAAVAASILGYDILRQRITSHGQTI; this is encoded by the coding sequence ATTACTACACAGCAGGAGCTGATTAAGATTAACGATGATCAGATAGAAGGCAGAAATTCGGTATGGGAAGCTTTACAAGCAGGTAGACCTATAAATAAGATTTATATAAAAAAAGGCGAGTATCATGGACTGATAAGGGATATAATTGAAAAAGCAAGGAATACCGGTGTTCCGATTTCGGAAATAGATGAGGCGGCTTTTTTATCAATGGCTAAAACAGCAGGGCATCAGGGAATTTTAGCTAAAGTTGCGTCTAAAGACTATTACAGCGTTGAAGATATCTTGAAAACCGCACGGGATTTAGATGAAGACCCATTCATTCTGATTTTAAATGAACTTACAGATCCCCAAAACCTCGGAAGCATTATCCGCACCGCTGACGGAATGGGAGCACATGGCATAATAATACCAAAAAACAGAGCATGCGGCATAACTCCAACGGTTGCAAAGATATCTTCCGGAGCCGTTGAATACGTCAAAGTAGCTCGAGTTACCAACATAGCGAGGACTATAGATGAACTTAAAAAAGAAGGATTATGGATAATTGGTGCCGATGCCGAAGGAAAGAATTATTTTGAAGTAGATCTTACAGGTTCGATTGCTCTTGTTATAGGTGGTGAAGACAAGGGGCTTGGTAAACTGGTAAAACAAAAGTGCGATATCTTGGTGCGAATTCCTTTAAGAGGCCGGATAACCTCACTTAATGCTGCTGTAGCCGCATCAATACTAGGATACGATATACTCAGACAAAGGATAACAAGCCATGGACAAACAATCTAG